From one Ictalurus punctatus breed USDA103 chromosome 20, Coco_2.0, whole genome shotgun sequence genomic stretch:
- the LOC108280632 gene encoding protein IWS1 homolog isoform X4, with the protein MDGEEDFSGNHSDDGSGTPVQDEHAMASDAEDERAESHHSEDEGSDREGPASSPAAPVDDSESEHEDRTGGGANSGDDDGGGGGGGGGGDDDEGSPRKQRGSMSDTEDQHKEQDSESENEELQKGRSHDSDSDESGGEKVKQRDSDGEERRKEDGERRKHAIQSDSEEEEDRKPKDEAGSEQEDGRARQIRSDSDDDDEQPVKRKKAILSDSEDEDEPKAVKKRRAMSDSEEGSEAPDKTVAAKLRELGSDSEDEEESRTKMDTGKKDEKTLFGSDSDSDNDVEEKMIADIFGESGDENEEEFTGFNQEELEGQKQQSQAAGQKAEMDDSDSDDDVDRGKDMSFMSDFELMLAKKKAQSGKRRRHRDGGTFISDADDVVSAMITKMNEAAEEDRTLNSQKKPALKKLMLLPTVVMHLKKQDLKETFIDSGVMMAIKEWISPLPDKSLPALKIREELLKILQELPSVSQETLKMSGIGRAVMFLYKHPKESRPNKDLALKLINEWSRPIFGLSSNYKCMTREERQQRDLDQQIAPRRRLSSGGQTPRRDLEKVLTGEEKALRPGDPGFCARARVPMPSNKDYVVRPKWNVETDSNRGPVRKSLSRVDKQMRRFADIRRLTKTGHAVKISVEGNRMPL; encoded by the exons ATGGACGGAGAGGAGGATTTTTCAGGGAATCACTCAG atgatgGTAGTGGCACTCCAGTGCAGGACGAACACGCGATGGCCTCCGACGCCGAAGACGAGAGAGCAGAATCGCACCACTCTGAG GACGAGGGCAGTGACAGAGAAGGTCCTGCCTCCAGTCCAGCAGCTCCTGTGGACGATAGCGAATCAGAACACGAGGACCGAACAGGGGGAGGAGCCAACAGCGGTGATGacgatggtggtggtggtggtggtggtggtggtggtgacgaTGATGAAGGCTCCCCTCGTAAGCAAAGAGGAAGCATGTCAGACACTGAGGATCAGCACAAAGAGCAGGACAGCGAATCAGAAAACGAGGAGCTGCAGAAGGGGCGGAGCCATGATTCAGACTCGGACGAATCAGGCGGAGAGAAGGTGAAACAGAGGGACTCGGACGGAGAGGAGCGCAGGAAAGAGGATGGAGAGCGGAGGAAACATGCGATACAGTCTGACAgcgaggaagaggaggacagGAAGCCTAAAGATGAAGCAGGAAGTGAGCAGGAAGACGGGCGAGCTCGGCAGATCCGCTCTGACAGTGACGACGATGACGAGCAACCAG TGAAGAGGAAGAAAGCGATTCTCTCCGACAGCGAGGACGAGGACGAACCAAAAG cagTGAAGAAGAGGAGAGCCATGTCAGATAGTGAGGAAGGCTCGGAGGCTCCTGATAAGACGGTCGCCGCTAAACTCAGAGAGCTTGGCTCAGACAgcgaggatgaggaggagagcAGGACGAAGATGGACACGGGGAAAAAAGATGAGAAGACGCTGTTTGGCAGCGACAGTGACTCAGACAACGATGTGGAAGA GAAAATGATAGCGGACATATTTGGAGAGTCAGGTGATGAGAATGAAGAGGAGTTTACG ggCTTTAACCAGGAGGAGTTAGAGGGCCAGAAGCAGCAGTCTCAGGCTGCAGGACAGAAGGCAGAGATGGACGACTCTGACTCGGATGACGATGTGGACAGAGGAAAAGA tatGTCGTTCATGTCTGATTTTGAACTCATGTTAGCGAAAAAGAAAGCTCAAAGCGGTAAGCGGAGACGGCATCGAGACGGAGGAACCTTCATCAGCGACGCCGACGATGTCGTCAGTGCCATGATCACCAAGATGAACGAAGCTGCTGAg gaggaTCGGACACTGAACAGTCAGAAAAAGCCGGCTCTGAAAAAGCTGATGCTCCTGCCCACCGTCgtcatgcatttaaaaaa gcAGGATCTGAAGGAGACGTTTATAGACAGCGGTGTGATGATGGCGATTAAAGAGTGGATCAGTCCTCTTCCTGATAAGAGTCTTCCGGCCTTGAAGATCAGAGAGGAACTGCTGAAGATCCTGCAGGAG ttacCCAGTGTGAGTCAGGAGACTCTGAAGATGAGTGGAATCGGCCGAGCCGTCATGTTCCTCTACAAACACCCCAAAGAGTCGCGACCTAACAAAGACCTCGCTCTCAAACTCAtca atGAATGGTCTCGGCCCATCTTTGGCTTGTCGTCTAATTATAAATGCATGACGAGGGAGGAGAGGCAGCAGAGAGACCTCGATCAGCAGATTGCCCCCCGCCGGAgactcag CTCAGGAGGTCAGACTCCTCGCAGAGATCTGGAGAAAGTGTTAACTGGAGAGGAGAA AGCGTTGCGGCCTGGTGACCCTGGGTTCTGCGCGAGGGCGCGTGTTCCGATGCCCTCCAATAAAGACTACGTGGTGCGACCCAAGTGGAACGTGGAGACGGATTCAAACCGG
- the LOC108280632 gene encoding protein IWS1 homolog isoform X6, with the protein MDGEEDFSGNHSDDGSGTPVQDEHAMASDAEDERAESHHSEDEGSDREGPASSPAAPVDDSESEHEDRTGGGANSGDDDGGGGGGGGGGDDDEGSPRKQRGSMSDTEDQHKEQDSESENEELQKGRSHDSDSDESGGEKVKQRDSDGEERRKEDGERRKHAIQSDSEEEEDRKPKDEAGSEQEDGRARQIRSDSDDDDEQPVKRKKAILSDSEDEDEPKVKKRRAMSDSEEGSEAPDKTVAAKLRELGSDSEDEEESRTKMDTGKKDEKTLFGSDSDSDNDVEEKMIADIFGESGDENEEEFTGFNQEELEGQKQQSQAAGQKAEMDDSDSDDDVDRGKDMSFMSDFELMLAKKKAQSGKRRRHRDGGTFISDADDVVSAMITKMNEAAEEDRTLNSQKKPALKKLMLLPTVVMHLKKQDLKETFIDSGVMMAIKEWISPLPDKSLPALKIREELLKILQELPSVSQETLKMSGIGRAVMFLYKHPKESRPNKDLALKLINEWSRPIFGLSSNYKCMTREERQQRDLDQQIAPRRRLSSGGQTPRRDLEKVLTGEEKALRPGDPGFCARARVPMPSNKDYVVRPKWNVETDSNRRGCKKGISLLEKHKRRFLEQRKQRRVQGAVRISVEGNHMPL; encoded by the exons ATGGACGGAGAGGAGGATTTTTCAGGGAATCACTCAG atgatgGTAGTGGCACTCCAGTGCAGGACGAACACGCGATGGCCTCCGACGCCGAAGACGAGAGAGCAGAATCGCACCACTCTGAG GACGAGGGCAGTGACAGAGAAGGTCCTGCCTCCAGTCCAGCAGCTCCTGTGGACGATAGCGAATCAGAACACGAGGACCGAACAGGGGGAGGAGCCAACAGCGGTGATGacgatggtggtggtggtggtggtggtggtggtggtgacgaTGATGAAGGCTCCCCTCGTAAGCAAAGAGGAAGCATGTCAGACACTGAGGATCAGCACAAAGAGCAGGACAGCGAATCAGAAAACGAGGAGCTGCAGAAGGGGCGGAGCCATGATTCAGACTCGGACGAATCAGGCGGAGAGAAGGTGAAACAGAGGGACTCGGACGGAGAGGAGCGCAGGAAAGAGGATGGAGAGCGGAGGAAACATGCGATACAGTCTGACAgcgaggaagaggaggacagGAAGCCTAAAGATGAAGCAGGAAGTGAGCAGGAAGACGGGCGAGCTCGGCAGATCCGCTCTGACAGTGACGACGATGACGAGCAACCAG TGAAGAGGAAGAAAGCGATTCTCTCCGACAGCGAGGACGAGGACGAACCAAAAG TGAAGAAGAGGAGAGCCATGTCAGATAGTGAGGAAGGCTCGGAGGCTCCTGATAAGACGGTCGCCGCTAAACTCAGAGAGCTTGGCTCAGACAgcgaggatgaggaggagagcAGGACGAAGATGGACACGGGGAAAAAAGATGAGAAGACGCTGTTTGGCAGCGACAGTGACTCAGACAACGATGTGGAAGA GAAAATGATAGCGGACATATTTGGAGAGTCAGGTGATGAGAATGAAGAGGAGTTTACG ggCTTTAACCAGGAGGAGTTAGAGGGCCAGAAGCAGCAGTCTCAGGCTGCAGGACAGAAGGCAGAGATGGACGACTCTGACTCGGATGACGATGTGGACAGAGGAAAAGA tatGTCGTTCATGTCTGATTTTGAACTCATGTTAGCGAAAAAGAAAGCTCAAAGCGGTAAGCGGAGACGGCATCGAGACGGAGGAACCTTCATCAGCGACGCCGACGATGTCGTCAGTGCCATGATCACCAAGATGAACGAAGCTGCTGAg gaggaTCGGACACTGAACAGTCAGAAAAAGCCGGCTCTGAAAAAGCTGATGCTCCTGCCCACCGTCgtcatgcatttaaaaaa gcAGGATCTGAAGGAGACGTTTATAGACAGCGGTGTGATGATGGCGATTAAAGAGTGGATCAGTCCTCTTCCTGATAAGAGTCTTCCGGCCTTGAAGATCAGAGAGGAACTGCTGAAGATCCTGCAGGAG ttacCCAGTGTGAGTCAGGAGACTCTGAAGATGAGTGGAATCGGCCGAGCCGTCATGTTCCTCTACAAACACCCCAAAGAGTCGCGACCTAACAAAGACCTCGCTCTCAAACTCAtca atGAATGGTCTCGGCCCATCTTTGGCTTGTCGTCTAATTATAAATGCATGACGAGGGAGGAGAGGCAGCAGAGAGACCTCGATCAGCAGATTGCCCCCCGCCGGAgactcag CTCAGGAGGTCAGACTCCTCGCAGAGATCTGGAGAAAGTGTTAACTGGAGAGGAGAA AGCGTTGCGGCCTGGTGACCCTGGGTTCTGCGCGAGGGCGCGTGTTCCGATGCCCTCCAATAAAGACTACGTGGTGCGACCCAAGTGGAACGTGGAGACGGATTCAAACCGG AGAGGCTGTAAGAAAGGCATCAGTCTGCTGGAGAAACACAAGCGGCGTTTCCTGGAGCAGAGGAAGCAGCGGCGTGTTCAGGGAGCAGTGAGGATCAGCGTGGAAGGAAACCACATGCCCCTGTAG
- the LOC108280632 gene encoding protein IWS1 homolog isoform X3, giving the protein MDGEEDFSGNHSDDGSGTPVQDEHAMASDAEDERAESHHSEDEGSDREGPASSPAAPVDDSESEHEDRTGGGANSGDDDGGGGGGGGGGDDDEGSPRKQRGSMSDTEDQHKEQDSESENEELQKGRSHDSDSDESGGEKVKQRDSDGEERRKEDGERRKHAIQSDSEEEEDRKPKDEAGSEQEDGRARQIRSDSDDDDEQPVKRKKAILSDSEDEDEPKVKKRRAMSDSEEGSEAPDKTVAAKLRELGSDSEDEEESRTKMDTGKKDEKTLFGSDSDSDNDVEEKMIADIFGESGDENEEEFTGFNQEELEGQKQQSQAAGQKAEMDDSDSDDDVDRGKDMSFMSDFELMLAKKKAQSGKRRRHRDGGTFISDADDVVSAMITKMNEAAEEDRTLNSQKKPALKKLMLLPTVVMHLKKQDLKETFIDSGVMMAIKEWISPLPDKSLPALKIREELLKILQELPSVSQETLKMSGIGRAVMFLYKHPKESRPNKDLALKLINEWSRPIFGLSSNYKCMTREERQQRDLDQQIAPRRRLREPQTVAREEEPDVFGPQLSSGGQTPRRDLEKVLTGEEKALRPGDPGFCARARVPMPSNKDYVVRPKWNVETDSNRGPVRKSLSRVDKQMRRFADIRRLTKTGHAVKISVEGNRMPL; this is encoded by the exons ATGGACGGAGAGGAGGATTTTTCAGGGAATCACTCAG atgatgGTAGTGGCACTCCAGTGCAGGACGAACACGCGATGGCCTCCGACGCCGAAGACGAGAGAGCAGAATCGCACCACTCTGAG GACGAGGGCAGTGACAGAGAAGGTCCTGCCTCCAGTCCAGCAGCTCCTGTGGACGATAGCGAATCAGAACACGAGGACCGAACAGGGGGAGGAGCCAACAGCGGTGATGacgatggtggtggtggtggtggtggtggtggtggtgacgaTGATGAAGGCTCCCCTCGTAAGCAAAGAGGAAGCATGTCAGACACTGAGGATCAGCACAAAGAGCAGGACAGCGAATCAGAAAACGAGGAGCTGCAGAAGGGGCGGAGCCATGATTCAGACTCGGACGAATCAGGCGGAGAGAAGGTGAAACAGAGGGACTCGGACGGAGAGGAGCGCAGGAAAGAGGATGGAGAGCGGAGGAAACATGCGATACAGTCTGACAgcgaggaagaggaggacagGAAGCCTAAAGATGAAGCAGGAAGTGAGCAGGAAGACGGGCGAGCTCGGCAGATCCGCTCTGACAGTGACGACGATGACGAGCAACCAG TGAAGAGGAAGAAAGCGATTCTCTCCGACAGCGAGGACGAGGACGAACCAAAAG TGAAGAAGAGGAGAGCCATGTCAGATAGTGAGGAAGGCTCGGAGGCTCCTGATAAGACGGTCGCCGCTAAACTCAGAGAGCTTGGCTCAGACAgcgaggatgaggaggagagcAGGACGAAGATGGACACGGGGAAAAAAGATGAGAAGACGCTGTTTGGCAGCGACAGTGACTCAGACAACGATGTGGAAGA GAAAATGATAGCGGACATATTTGGAGAGTCAGGTGATGAGAATGAAGAGGAGTTTACG ggCTTTAACCAGGAGGAGTTAGAGGGCCAGAAGCAGCAGTCTCAGGCTGCAGGACAGAAGGCAGAGATGGACGACTCTGACTCGGATGACGATGTGGACAGAGGAAAAGA tatGTCGTTCATGTCTGATTTTGAACTCATGTTAGCGAAAAAGAAAGCTCAAAGCGGTAAGCGGAGACGGCATCGAGACGGAGGAACCTTCATCAGCGACGCCGACGATGTCGTCAGTGCCATGATCACCAAGATGAACGAAGCTGCTGAg gaggaTCGGACACTGAACAGTCAGAAAAAGCCGGCTCTGAAAAAGCTGATGCTCCTGCCCACCGTCgtcatgcatttaaaaaa gcAGGATCTGAAGGAGACGTTTATAGACAGCGGTGTGATGATGGCGATTAAAGAGTGGATCAGTCCTCTTCCTGATAAGAGTCTTCCGGCCTTGAAGATCAGAGAGGAACTGCTGAAGATCCTGCAGGAG ttacCCAGTGTGAGTCAGGAGACTCTGAAGATGAGTGGAATCGGCCGAGCCGTCATGTTCCTCTACAAACACCCCAAAGAGTCGCGACCTAACAAAGACCTCGCTCTCAAACTCAtca atGAATGGTCTCGGCCCATCTTTGGCTTGTCGTCTAATTATAAATGCATGACGAGGGAGGAGAGGCAGCAGAGAGACCTCGATCAGCAGATTGCCCCCCGCCGGAgactcag AGAGCCTCAGACGGTTGCAAGGGAGGAGGAGCCTGATGTCTTTGGGCCCCAACTCAG CTCAGGAGGTCAGACTCCTCGCAGAGATCTGGAGAAAGTGTTAACTGGAGAGGAGAA AGCGTTGCGGCCTGGTGACCCTGGGTTCTGCGCGAGGGCGCGTGTTCCGATGCCCTCCAATAAAGACTACGTGGTGCGACCCAAGTGGAACGTGGAGACGGATTCAAACCGG
- the LOC108280632 gene encoding protein IWS1 homolog isoform X2 yields the protein MDGEEDFSGNHSDDGSGTPVQDEHAMASDAEDERAESHHSEDEGSDREGPASSPAAPVDDSESEHEDRTGGGANSGDDDGGGGGGGGGGDDDEGSPRKQRGSMSDTEDQHKEQDSESENEELQKGRSHDSDSDESGGEKVKQRDSDGEERRKEDGERRKHAIQSDSEEEEDRKPKDEAGSEQEDGRARQIRSDSDDDDEQPVKRKKAILSDSEDEDEPKAVKKRRAMSDSEEGSEAPDKTVAAKLRELGSDSEDEEESRTKMDTGKKDEKTLFGSDSDSDNDVEEKMIADIFGESGDENEEEFTGFNQEELEGQKQQSQAAGQKAEMDDSDSDDDVDRGKDMSFMSDFELMLAKKKAQSGKRRRHRDGGTFISDADDVVSAMITKMNEAAEEDRTLNSQKKPALKKLMLLPTVVMHLKKQDLKETFIDSGVMMAIKEWISPLPDKSLPALKIREELLKILQELPSVSQETLKMSGIGRAVMFLYKHPKESRPNKDLALKLINEWSRPIFGLSSNYKCMTREERQQRDLDQQIAPRRRLREPQTVAREEEPDVFGPQLSSGGQTPRRDLEKVLTGEEKALRPGDPGFCARARVPMPSNKDYVVRPKWNVETDSNRRGCKKGISLLEKHKRRFLEQRKQRRVQGAVRISVEGNHMPL from the exons ATGGACGGAGAGGAGGATTTTTCAGGGAATCACTCAG atgatgGTAGTGGCACTCCAGTGCAGGACGAACACGCGATGGCCTCCGACGCCGAAGACGAGAGAGCAGAATCGCACCACTCTGAG GACGAGGGCAGTGACAGAGAAGGTCCTGCCTCCAGTCCAGCAGCTCCTGTGGACGATAGCGAATCAGAACACGAGGACCGAACAGGGGGAGGAGCCAACAGCGGTGATGacgatggtggtggtggtggtggtggtggtggtggtgacgaTGATGAAGGCTCCCCTCGTAAGCAAAGAGGAAGCATGTCAGACACTGAGGATCAGCACAAAGAGCAGGACAGCGAATCAGAAAACGAGGAGCTGCAGAAGGGGCGGAGCCATGATTCAGACTCGGACGAATCAGGCGGAGAGAAGGTGAAACAGAGGGACTCGGACGGAGAGGAGCGCAGGAAAGAGGATGGAGAGCGGAGGAAACATGCGATACAGTCTGACAgcgaggaagaggaggacagGAAGCCTAAAGATGAAGCAGGAAGTGAGCAGGAAGACGGGCGAGCTCGGCAGATCCGCTCTGACAGTGACGACGATGACGAGCAACCAG TGAAGAGGAAGAAAGCGATTCTCTCCGACAGCGAGGACGAGGACGAACCAAAAG cagTGAAGAAGAGGAGAGCCATGTCAGATAGTGAGGAAGGCTCGGAGGCTCCTGATAAGACGGTCGCCGCTAAACTCAGAGAGCTTGGCTCAGACAgcgaggatgaggaggagagcAGGACGAAGATGGACACGGGGAAAAAAGATGAGAAGACGCTGTTTGGCAGCGACAGTGACTCAGACAACGATGTGGAAGA GAAAATGATAGCGGACATATTTGGAGAGTCAGGTGATGAGAATGAAGAGGAGTTTACG ggCTTTAACCAGGAGGAGTTAGAGGGCCAGAAGCAGCAGTCTCAGGCTGCAGGACAGAAGGCAGAGATGGACGACTCTGACTCGGATGACGATGTGGACAGAGGAAAAGA tatGTCGTTCATGTCTGATTTTGAACTCATGTTAGCGAAAAAGAAAGCTCAAAGCGGTAAGCGGAGACGGCATCGAGACGGAGGAACCTTCATCAGCGACGCCGACGATGTCGTCAGTGCCATGATCACCAAGATGAACGAAGCTGCTGAg gaggaTCGGACACTGAACAGTCAGAAAAAGCCGGCTCTGAAAAAGCTGATGCTCCTGCCCACCGTCgtcatgcatttaaaaaa gcAGGATCTGAAGGAGACGTTTATAGACAGCGGTGTGATGATGGCGATTAAAGAGTGGATCAGTCCTCTTCCTGATAAGAGTCTTCCGGCCTTGAAGATCAGAGAGGAACTGCTGAAGATCCTGCAGGAG ttacCCAGTGTGAGTCAGGAGACTCTGAAGATGAGTGGAATCGGCCGAGCCGTCATGTTCCTCTACAAACACCCCAAAGAGTCGCGACCTAACAAAGACCTCGCTCTCAAACTCAtca atGAATGGTCTCGGCCCATCTTTGGCTTGTCGTCTAATTATAAATGCATGACGAGGGAGGAGAGGCAGCAGAGAGACCTCGATCAGCAGATTGCCCCCCGCCGGAgactcag AGAGCCTCAGACGGTTGCAAGGGAGGAGGAGCCTGATGTCTTTGGGCCCCAACTCAG CTCAGGAGGTCAGACTCCTCGCAGAGATCTGGAGAAAGTGTTAACTGGAGAGGAGAA AGCGTTGCGGCCTGGTGACCCTGGGTTCTGCGCGAGGGCGCGTGTTCCGATGCCCTCCAATAAAGACTACGTGGTGCGACCCAAGTGGAACGTGGAGACGGATTCAAACCGG AGAGGCTGTAAGAAAGGCATCAGTCTGCTGGAGAAACACAAGCGGCGTTTCCTGGAGCAGAGGAAGCAGCGGCGTGTTCAGGGAGCAGTGAGGATCAGCGTGGAAGGAAACCACATGCCCCTGTAG
- the LOC108280632 gene encoding protein IWS1 homolog isoform X5 codes for MDGEEDFSGNHSDDGSGTPVQDEHAMASDAEDERAESHHSEDEGSDREGPASSPAAPVDDSESEHEDRTGGGANSGDDDGGGGGGGGGGDDDEGSPRKQRGSMSDTEDQHKEQDSESENEELQKGRSHDSDSDESGGEKVKQRDSDGEERRKEDGERRKHAIQSDSEEEEDRKPKDEAGSEQEDGRARQIRSDSDDDDEQPVKRKKAILSDSEDEDEPKVKKRRAMSDSEEGSEAPDKTVAAKLRELGSDSEDEEESRTKMDTGKKDEKTLFGSDSDSDNDVEEKMIADIFGESGDENEEEFTGFNQEELEGQKQQSQAAGQKAEMDDSDSDDDVDRGKDMSFMSDFELMLAKKKAQSGKRRRHRDGGTFISDADDVVSAMITKMNEAAEEDRTLNSQKKPALKKLMLLPTVVMHLKKQDLKETFIDSGVMMAIKEWISPLPDKSLPALKIREELLKILQELPSVSQETLKMSGIGRAVMFLYKHPKESRPNKDLALKLINEWSRPIFGLSSNYKCMTREERQQRDLDQQIAPRRRLSSGGQTPRRDLEKVLTGEEKALRPGDPGFCARARVPMPSNKDYVVRPKWNVETDSNRGPVRKSLSRVDKQMRRFADIRRLTKTGHAVKISVEGNRMPL; via the exons ATGGACGGAGAGGAGGATTTTTCAGGGAATCACTCAG atgatgGTAGTGGCACTCCAGTGCAGGACGAACACGCGATGGCCTCCGACGCCGAAGACGAGAGAGCAGAATCGCACCACTCTGAG GACGAGGGCAGTGACAGAGAAGGTCCTGCCTCCAGTCCAGCAGCTCCTGTGGACGATAGCGAATCAGAACACGAGGACCGAACAGGGGGAGGAGCCAACAGCGGTGATGacgatggtggtggtggtggtggtggtggtggtggtgacgaTGATGAAGGCTCCCCTCGTAAGCAAAGAGGAAGCATGTCAGACACTGAGGATCAGCACAAAGAGCAGGACAGCGAATCAGAAAACGAGGAGCTGCAGAAGGGGCGGAGCCATGATTCAGACTCGGACGAATCAGGCGGAGAGAAGGTGAAACAGAGGGACTCGGACGGAGAGGAGCGCAGGAAAGAGGATGGAGAGCGGAGGAAACATGCGATACAGTCTGACAgcgaggaagaggaggacagGAAGCCTAAAGATGAAGCAGGAAGTGAGCAGGAAGACGGGCGAGCTCGGCAGATCCGCTCTGACAGTGACGACGATGACGAGCAACCAG TGAAGAGGAAGAAAGCGATTCTCTCCGACAGCGAGGACGAGGACGAACCAAAAG TGAAGAAGAGGAGAGCCATGTCAGATAGTGAGGAAGGCTCGGAGGCTCCTGATAAGACGGTCGCCGCTAAACTCAGAGAGCTTGGCTCAGACAgcgaggatgaggaggagagcAGGACGAAGATGGACACGGGGAAAAAAGATGAGAAGACGCTGTTTGGCAGCGACAGTGACTCAGACAACGATGTGGAAGA GAAAATGATAGCGGACATATTTGGAGAGTCAGGTGATGAGAATGAAGAGGAGTTTACG ggCTTTAACCAGGAGGAGTTAGAGGGCCAGAAGCAGCAGTCTCAGGCTGCAGGACAGAAGGCAGAGATGGACGACTCTGACTCGGATGACGATGTGGACAGAGGAAAAGA tatGTCGTTCATGTCTGATTTTGAACTCATGTTAGCGAAAAAGAAAGCTCAAAGCGGTAAGCGGAGACGGCATCGAGACGGAGGAACCTTCATCAGCGACGCCGACGATGTCGTCAGTGCCATGATCACCAAGATGAACGAAGCTGCTGAg gaggaTCGGACACTGAACAGTCAGAAAAAGCCGGCTCTGAAAAAGCTGATGCTCCTGCCCACCGTCgtcatgcatttaaaaaa gcAGGATCTGAAGGAGACGTTTATAGACAGCGGTGTGATGATGGCGATTAAAGAGTGGATCAGTCCTCTTCCTGATAAGAGTCTTCCGGCCTTGAAGATCAGAGAGGAACTGCTGAAGATCCTGCAGGAG ttacCCAGTGTGAGTCAGGAGACTCTGAAGATGAGTGGAATCGGCCGAGCCGTCATGTTCCTCTACAAACACCCCAAAGAGTCGCGACCTAACAAAGACCTCGCTCTCAAACTCAtca atGAATGGTCTCGGCCCATCTTTGGCTTGTCGTCTAATTATAAATGCATGACGAGGGAGGAGAGGCAGCAGAGAGACCTCGATCAGCAGATTGCCCCCCGCCGGAgactcag CTCAGGAGGTCAGACTCCTCGCAGAGATCTGGAGAAAGTGTTAACTGGAGAGGAGAA AGCGTTGCGGCCTGGTGACCCTGGGTTCTGCGCGAGGGCGCGTGTTCCGATGCCCTCCAATAAAGACTACGTGGTGCGACCCAAGTGGAACGTGGAGACGGATTCAAACCGG